Genomic window (bacterium):
AGTTTTATTATAGTGGGTTGTAACATTTGTAACAGGAGGTAATTTATGAATCAACATATCCTTGTAGAAATTGAAATGCCAACTGAAATAAATAAATTTAAACTTTCGAAGGCACTGAACGAGAGATTACAATATTTACTTGATAAACAGGATGGAGGTGAAAAACTTACAATTAGTGAACGAATGGAGGCGGAAGAACTTGTAAATTTGGCTGAGTTTCTTTCACTTTTAAGTTTGCGAGCAAGGAAAATTTGGGGAGAGAGTAAATGAGTTACATCTCTAATGAATTACGACAACTCGTTACAGAAAGAGCAAGAGGACATTGTGAATATTGTGGCTTATCCCAAGAAGGACAAGAAGCGACATTTCATATAGACCACATAATTCCTGTATCAGCAAAAGGAGAAACAGTAGAAGAGAATTTAGCATTAGCATGTGTTTCTTGTTCACTTCGTAAATCCGCCAGATTAACAGCGATTGATCCAGAAAGTGGAGAACAAGTATCACTCTATAATCCAAAAC
Coding sequences:
- a CDS encoding HNH endonuclease signature motif containing protein, with the translated sequence MSYISNELRQLVTERARGHCEYCGLSQEGQEATFHIDHIIPVSAKGETVEENLALACVSCSLRKSARLTAIDPESGEQVSLYNPKRDIWNEHFRWNDIYLIGLTPTGRATIEALYMNRPLILAIRREEMMRGKHPPI